The Streptomyces sp. RKAG293 genome includes a region encoding these proteins:
- a CDS encoding translation factor GTPase family protein yields the protein MTTTPLNLGILAHVDAGKTSLTERLLFEHGALAALGSVDKGSTTTDAGELERERGITIRTAVAPLIMAGRHVNLVDTPGHPDFIAEVERALSVLDAAVLVVSAVEGIQAQTRVLMKSLRRLRLPTLIFVNKIDRRGARDAALLAELRRALAPRLIPLVSTVGAGTPAARTLPVPLTGERGEPGAADVLAEHDTDLLARLVDGPPPAEDEIREQLRRQTAAALVQPVFFGSALSGAGIAELAEGIATLLPAPPADELAPARGTVFAVDRAEGGEKRAYIRLFSGLLRERQRLALHRDEAEGTTTVAGRISRLDVVTAQSGHGAPSRGVLTPGGIAVLRGLPGVRVGDRVGAARAGRPAARLAPPGLEAVVRASRPGQQGALHAALSALADEDPFIRTRTASDGTLSLLLHGAVQREVLADRLQREFGIAAEFAAVTPVYRERPVGTGVAVQELGSGPSEFFATVGLRVEPAPYGSGVRYARETEWGALPRAFHRAIEETVRLGLRQGLLGWEVTDCTVTVIRTGWASPMSTAADFRKLTPLVLMRALSSAGTRVHEPCREVEAEIPEDTLGPVAARIAELGGTIGATEESGDRWTLGAELPTARMQELGDALPGLTRGEGSLWSRPGTDRPVRGVPPRRPRTDGNPLDPEEYLRFLADPSLAR from the coding sequence TTGACCACCACACCCCTGAACCTGGGCATCCTCGCCCACGTCGACGCCGGTAAGACCAGCCTCACCGAGCGGCTGCTGTTCGAACACGGAGCCCTCGCCGCCCTCGGCAGCGTCGACAAGGGCAGTACCACCACCGACGCGGGCGAGCTCGAACGTGAGCGCGGGATCACCATCCGCACAGCCGTGGCACCGCTCATCATGGCGGGGCGCCACGTCAACCTCGTCGACACCCCCGGCCACCCCGACTTCATCGCGGAGGTCGAACGCGCCCTCTCCGTCCTCGACGCGGCCGTCCTCGTCGTGTCAGCGGTCGAGGGGATCCAGGCCCAGACCCGGGTCCTGATGAAGTCACTTCGCCGGCTGCGCCTGCCCACCCTGATCTTCGTGAACAAGATCGACCGCAGGGGCGCCCGTGATGCCGCGCTGCTGGCGGAACTGCGCCGCGCGCTGGCGCCCCGTCTCATTCCGCTCGTGTCGACGGTCGGCGCCGGCACCCCGGCCGCCCGCACGCTCCCGGTTCCGCTCACCGGCGAGCGGGGAGAGCCCGGGGCGGCCGACGTACTCGCCGAGCACGACACCGACCTGCTGGCCCGGCTCGTCGACGGCCCGCCACCCGCCGAGGACGAGATCCGCGAGCAGTTGCGCCGGCAGACGGCCGCCGCGCTGGTGCAGCCCGTCTTCTTCGGCTCGGCCCTCAGCGGAGCGGGCATCGCCGAACTCGCCGAGGGCATCGCGACCCTGCTGCCCGCACCGCCCGCGGACGAACTCGCCCCCGCGCGGGGCACGGTGTTCGCCGTCGACCGCGCGGAAGGCGGGGAGAAGAGGGCGTACATCCGGCTCTTCTCCGGCCTGCTGCGCGAACGGCAGCGTCTCGCCCTGCACCGGGACGAGGCGGAGGGAACGACGACGGTCGCCGGGCGGATCTCCCGGCTCGACGTCGTGACCGCGCAGAGCGGCCACGGCGCGCCGAGCCGGGGGGTGCTCACCCCCGGTGGGATCGCTGTCCTGCGCGGCCTTCCGGGCGTCCGGGTCGGCGACCGCGTCGGTGCGGCCCGCGCTGGCCGGCCGGCGGCCCGGCTCGCCCCGCCCGGGCTGGAGGCCGTCGTGCGCGCGAGCCGCCCCGGCCAGCAGGGCGCCCTGCACGCCGCGCTGAGCGCCCTTGCCGACGAAGACCCGTTCATCAGGACGCGAACCGCCTCCGACGGGACGCTCTCGCTCCTGTTGCACGGGGCGGTCCAACGTGAGGTCCTCGCGGACCGCCTCCAGCGGGAGTTCGGGATCGCGGCGGAGTTCGCCGCGGTCACGCCCGTCTACCGGGAGCGGCCAGTCGGCACCGGCGTCGCCGTGCAGGAACTCGGCTCCGGACCGAGTGAGTTCTTCGCCACGGTCGGTCTGCGCGTCGAGCCCGCCCCCTACGGTTCCGGCGTCCGGTACGCGCGGGAGACCGAATGGGGCGCGCTGCCCCGCGCGTTCCACCGCGCCATCGAGGAGACGGTGCGCCTCGGCCTGCGGCAGGGGCTCCTCGGCTGGGAGGTCACCGACTGCACCGTCACCGTGATCCGCACGGGCTGGGCCTCCCCGATGAGTACCGCGGCCGACTTCCGCAAGCTCACGCCGCTGGTGCTGATGCGCGCGCTGAGCAGCGCGGGAACGCGGGTCCACGAGCCGTGCAGGGAGGTGGAGGCCGAGATCCCCGAGGACACCCTGGGGCCGGTCGCCGCCAGGATCGCCGAACTCGGCGGGACCATCGGTGCCACGGAGGAGAGCGGCGACCGGTGGACCCTCGGCGCCGAACTGCCCACCGCGAGGATGCAGGAGCTCGGCGACGCCCTTCCCGGCCTCACCCGTGGAGAGGGCTCCTTGTGGTCCCGCCCCGGCACGGACCGCCCCGTACGCGGTGTTCCTCCTCGCCGCCCCCGGACCGACGGCAATCCGCTCGATCCTGAGGAGTACCTGCGGTTCCTCGCGGACCCTTCCCTGGCGCGGTGA
- a CDS encoding carboxymuconolactone decarboxylase family protein: protein MALRVPKAELPTELSESMIKQLGAVPEPVEVVWHSPEVATSNIEFGAKVGTWDAADASLKSFAHMAVAAKVGCSWCLDIGYFQAQNENLDLTKASQVPRWRESEVFTPLERDVLEYAEAMTDTPLTVTDELYASLLERLGPAAMVELTAFIAFSNMATRNNNANGVASQGFSDACEIPLAARPQSDLASPA from the coding sequence ATGGCGCTACGCGTTCCCAAAGCGGAGCTCCCCACCGAGCTCAGCGAAAGCATGATCAAGCAGCTCGGTGCTGTGCCCGAGCCCGTCGAAGTGGTGTGGCACAGCCCCGAGGTCGCGACGTCCAACATCGAGTTCGGGGCCAAGGTGGGCACGTGGGACGCGGCCGACGCGAGCCTCAAGTCGTTCGCGCACATGGCCGTAGCGGCGAAGGTCGGCTGCAGTTGGTGCCTCGACATCGGCTACTTCCAGGCGCAGAACGAGAACCTGGACCTGACCAAGGCGAGCCAAGTGCCCCGCTGGCGGGAGTCGGAGGTGTTCACGCCGCTGGAGCGGGATGTGCTGGAGTACGCCGAGGCCATGACGGACACGCCGCTGACCGTCACCGACGAGCTGTACGCGAGTCTGCTCGAACGGCTCGGCCCGGCGGCGATGGTCGAGCTCACCGCGTTCATCGCCTTCTCCAACATGGCGACCCGGAACAACAATGCGAACGGGGTCGCGTCGCAGGGCTTCTCCGACGCCTGCGAGATTCCTCTGGCCGCGCGTCCTCAGTCCGACCTGGCGTCGCCGGCATGA
- a CDS encoding RNA polymerase sigma-70 factor → MTGNPFVAHRSLLFTVAYEMLGSAADAEDVVQESWLRWADVDRSQVRDPRAYLVRVVTRQALNRLRALSRSREEYVGEWLPEPLLTSPDVAEDVELAESVSIAMLTVLETLGPTERAVFVLREVFDIPYGEIAEAVGKSAATVRQIARRAREHVAARRPRVQVSRSEQQAVVKRFLEALRTGQLQELVEVMAPDVVLIADGGGFAAAALAPIHGVDLVAQVLARVNRVAVASLETTAVWLNGAPAGRIEIDGELATALSVVVENGRVTRVYLVRNPRKLTRLEEPAELSR, encoded by the coding sequence ATGACCGGGAACCCGTTCGTGGCCCATCGCAGCCTCCTGTTCACGGTCGCCTACGAAATGCTCGGGTCGGCGGCCGACGCGGAGGACGTCGTGCAGGAGTCCTGGCTGCGGTGGGCCGACGTCGACCGGTCGCAGGTGCGCGACCCGCGAGCCTACCTCGTCCGGGTCGTCACACGGCAAGCGCTCAACCGCCTGCGAGCGTTGTCGCGCAGCCGCGAGGAGTACGTCGGCGAGTGGCTACCTGAACCGCTACTGACCTCCCCCGATGTCGCCGAGGACGTCGAACTCGCGGAGAGTGTCTCGATCGCGATGCTGACCGTGCTGGAAACGCTCGGACCGACGGAGCGGGCGGTGTTCGTGCTCCGCGAGGTCTTCGACATCCCGTACGGCGAGATCGCCGAAGCCGTCGGGAAGTCCGCGGCCACCGTGCGGCAGATCGCGCGGCGGGCCCGCGAACATGTGGCGGCCCGGCGGCCGCGGGTGCAGGTGAGCCGGTCGGAGCAGCAGGCCGTGGTGAAGCGGTTCCTGGAAGCGTTGCGGACCGGGCAGTTGCAGGAACTGGTGGAGGTCATGGCCCCGGACGTGGTCCTGATCGCCGATGGTGGCGGGTTCGCGGCCGCCGCTCTGGCTCCGATCCATGGGGTCGACCTGGTGGCGCAGGTCCTCGCGCGCGTGAACCGGGTGGCCGTGGCCTCGCTCGAGACGACCGCCGTATGGCTCAACGGCGCGCCTGCGGGCCGGATCGAGATCGACGGCGAGTTGGCCACGGCATTGAGTGTCGTGGTGGAGAACGGGCGGGTCACACGGGTCTACCTGGTGAGAAACCCACGGAAGTTGACACGGCTGGAGGAACCGGCCGAACTCTCCAGGTGA
- a CDS encoding helix-turn-helix domain-containing protein, whose product MRSVHQAPDAGPLTAGRGRRDPSTTNGGIRVWHRKCPAGTWEVARQLPHPALRPGVLQYRGFRMDLGGSRRRLELPSGSVTVVFNFGRPLRVTCASSGRVLASSSAPVVAGMLTRPSIGEHSGRLHGMEVALQPWAAFRLFDTPMRELADAMAPADPVIGARCQILSDALAEAPGWPERFALLDTALRLWTETGATPCPRTIHAWDQLRASGGTVPVRELATSTGWSERHLERRFLEQIGLSPKGAGRVLRLRQALTMMAEGKSSADVAMGCRFYDQAHFNREFKAMTGHAPSRFMAIRTLGGSGPPAVDRLEGQVTSAVRTPEGSPDAVVRRQGPAQCDRARKPRSRVLRRDDAVVHYEQPVKEGSAPTGRSPTAMGCGRGS is encoded by the coding sequence ATGCGGTCTGTTCATCAGGCCCCCGACGCGGGACCCTTGACCGCCGGGAGGGGTCGACGGGATCCGTCGACGACGAATGGGGGAATCAGGGTGTGGCATCGAAAATGTCCGGCCGGAACGTGGGAGGTGGCTCGGCAGCTACCGCATCCCGCACTGCGACCAGGGGTTCTGCAATACCGCGGCTTCCGCATGGATCTCGGCGGATCCAGACGCCGGCTGGAGCTTCCCTCCGGGTCCGTCACCGTCGTCTTCAACTTCGGCCGGCCGCTGCGGGTGACCTGTGCCTCCAGCGGGCGCGTCCTGGCGTCCTCGTCGGCACCGGTGGTGGCCGGCATGCTCACCCGTCCCTCGATCGGTGAACACTCCGGCCGGCTGCACGGCATGGAGGTCGCGCTCCAGCCCTGGGCCGCGTTCCGCCTGTTCGACACGCCCATGCGCGAGCTGGCCGACGCCATGGCGCCGGCCGACCCGGTGATCGGCGCACGGTGCCAGATCCTGTCGGATGCTCTGGCCGAGGCGCCGGGATGGCCGGAGCGCTTCGCGCTGCTGGACACGGCACTGCGCCTCTGGACCGAGACGGGTGCGACGCCCTGCCCGCGCACGATCCATGCCTGGGATCAGTTACGGGCCAGTGGGGGCACGGTGCCCGTCCGGGAGTTGGCGACCTCGACCGGATGGAGCGAGCGCCATCTGGAACGCCGTTTCCTGGAGCAGATCGGGCTCTCCCCCAAAGGCGCGGGCCGGGTGCTGCGTCTGCGGCAGGCCCTGACGATGATGGCCGAGGGGAAGAGCTCCGCCGATGTCGCGATGGGATGCCGCTTCTACGACCAGGCGCACTTCAACCGCGAGTTCAAAGCGATGACCGGGCATGCGCCGTCACGTTTCATGGCCATCCGCACCCTCGGCGGCTCCGGCCCACCGGCCGTCGACCGCTTGGAGGGCCAGGTCACCAGCGCCGTGCGGACGCCTGAGGGATCCCCGGACGCCGTGGTGCGGCGGCAGGGGCCGGCGCAGTGTGATCGTGCGCGGAAACCGCGTTCCCGCGTGCTTCGCCGTGATGATGCGGTCGTCCACTACGAGCAGCCGGTGAAGGAGGGAAGCGCGCCAACCGGGCGTTCTCCTACCGCAATGGGGTGCGGGCGTGGGTCGTGA
- a CDS encoding cyclase family protein — protein sequence METSEEWRVQFDADVVFANGGALQTQGFRLDVPGPDISDQEVGELLVRHLGLLMVGEVRISERQLLREPHKGSRGTAGTARAGGRTVDLSHPIRQGMVTLPGVPGPEIGEHLSREASRGTYAPGTEFSIGHIAMVANTGTYLDAPFHRFADGDDLAALALERLTDLDGVVVRVTGTGGPGVDRSLLLPHDVTGKAVLIHTGWDRHWGTEQYGDGHPFLTAEAAAWLAEQRPALVGIDSLNIDSTTDGTRPAHTLLLAAGIPVVEHLRGLEQLPPHGFRFTAAPPAVEGLGTFPVRAYALMDQDR from the coding sequence ATGGAAACCAGTGAGGAATGGCGCGTCCAGTTCGACGCCGATGTCGTCTTCGCCAACGGCGGAGCCCTGCAGACCCAGGGGTTCCGGCTGGACGTGCCGGGTCCTGACATCAGTGACCAGGAGGTCGGGGAGCTGCTCGTACGCCACCTCGGTCTGCTGATGGTCGGCGAGGTACGCATCAGCGAGCGGCAGCTGCTGCGCGAGCCCCACAAGGGATCGCGCGGCACCGCGGGGACCGCTCGTGCCGGGGGACGGACTGTGGACCTGAGCCATCCGATCCGCCAGGGCATGGTGACCCTTCCGGGAGTGCCCGGACCCGAGATCGGCGAGCACCTCTCCCGCGAGGCCTCTCGCGGCACCTATGCGCCGGGTACCGAGTTCTCCATCGGACACATCGCGATGGTGGCCAACACGGGTACGTACCTCGACGCCCCCTTCCACCGCTTCGCCGACGGGGACGACCTCGCCGCGCTGGCGCTGGAGCGGCTGACCGACCTGGACGGCGTGGTGGTCCGGGTGACGGGCACCGGGGGGCCCGGAGTCGACCGGTCGCTCCTGCTGCCGCACGACGTGACCGGCAAGGCCGTGCTGATCCACACCGGCTGGGACCGGCATTGGGGCACCGAGCAGTACGGCGACGGTCACCCCTTCCTGACCGCCGAGGCGGCGGCCTGGCTCGCCGAGCAGAGGCCGGCCCTGGTGGGGATCGACTCACTCAACATCGACAGCACGACTGATGGGACGCGCCCCGCCCACACCCTGCTGCTCGCCGCGGGCATCCCCGTGGTCGAGCACCTGCGGGGGCTGGAGCAGCTGCCGCCCCACGGGTTCCGCTTCACCGCCGCACCGCCGGCGGTCGAGGGCCTGGGCACCTTCCCCGTACGGGCCTACGCGCTCATGGACCAGGACCGGTAG
- a CDS encoding LysR family transcriptional regulator — protein MELDPRRLRVLRAVALRGGVMDAAQLLHLSPSAVSQQLAQLEREVGLPLVDRSRRRIGLTPAGHLLAARAERIEQELTEARRELTELSGRVAGPVTIAAFSTAICHLVAPALSAIVEAYPELEPRVVELEGPAALRELRTGGCDMVITEHDGESAEASDGRDLASSPVADDEYRVVTPASWPRPASIRDLAGRPWVASPDDTACGRALLRICADNGFTARRDHLCREFPTVLAMVAAGAGAAVVPTLALGPTPPAPVAVPAVPVVGHRRITALFRRSGPDPVASAVVQALRESADEAGLMPVRVL, from the coding sequence ATGGAACTCGACCCCCGGCGGCTTCGCGTCCTGCGTGCGGTCGCTCTGCGCGGGGGTGTCATGGACGCGGCCCAGCTACTGCACCTCTCACCGTCCGCCGTGTCCCAACAGCTCGCGCAGCTGGAGCGGGAGGTGGGCCTGCCGCTGGTGGACCGCTCCCGGCGCAGAATCGGACTCACTCCCGCCGGACACCTGCTCGCCGCCCGCGCGGAACGCATCGAGCAGGAGCTGACCGAGGCGCGACGTGAACTGACGGAACTCAGCGGCCGGGTGGCCGGACCGGTCACGATCGCCGCGTTCTCCACGGCGATCTGCCACCTGGTGGCGCCGGCACTGAGCGCGATCGTGGAGGCGTATCCCGAGCTGGAACCGCGGGTGGTCGAGCTGGAGGGCCCCGCGGCCCTCCGCGAACTGCGCACCGGCGGTTGCGACATGGTCATCACCGAACACGACGGCGAGAGTGCCGAAGCCTCCGACGGGCGCGACCTGGCCTCCTCCCCCGTGGCCGACGACGAGTACCGCGTGGTCACGCCCGCGAGCTGGCCGCGGCCGGCCTCGATCCGGGACCTGGCCGGCCGCCCCTGGGTCGCCAGCCCCGACGACACCGCCTGCGGCCGGGCGCTCCTGCGGATCTGCGCCGACAACGGCTTCACCGCGCGCCGCGACCACCTGTGCAGGGAGTTCCCCACCGTCCTGGCGATGGTGGCAGCCGGTGCGGGGGCGGCCGTCGTGCCGACGCTGGCGCTCGGCCCGACACCGCCGGCACCGGTCGCGGTGCCCGCCGTGCCGGTCGTCGGCCACCGCAGGATCACCGCGCTGTTCCGCCGCTCGGGACCGGATCCCGTCGCGTCCGCCGTCGTCCAGGCGTTGCGGGAATCCGCCGATGAGGCCGGACTGATGCCGGTGCGGGTGCTGTGA
- a CDS encoding ABC transporter permease yields MLTGVDPATIGRLLRYDVLEGSLDCLVKGQIAVADFKAAQAGWHVGQTLPLQRQDDQRGSVTIGAVYHADEQSDLLPSITAPDSLVARYDSTPNTAAIPVATDGGPGRAALGTITHALGDNPALAVLGQAAVRAEDSGPIGDQLNVFHALLSMALVIAALGIANTLAMSVLERRKEIGTLRALGLDRAGVTRMIRLEALLIGGLGATLGTVMGVFLGWALGRTLQETVAGYTLVLPWGRLALGVLIALAGALLASLWPARRAANVDIAAATAAQ; encoded by the coding sequence GTGCTGACCGGCGTCGACCCCGCCACCATCGGCCGGCTGCTGCGGTACGACGTGCTCGAGGGCTCTCTCGACTGCCTCGTCAAGGGCCAGATCGCGGTGGCCGACTTCAAGGCCGCGCAGGCCGGCTGGCACGTGGGCCAGACCCTCCCCCTGCAGCGTCAGGACGACCAGCGCGGCAGCGTCACCATCGGCGCCGTCTACCACGCGGACGAGCAGAGCGACCTGCTGCCCAGCATCACCGCACCGGACTCCCTCGTCGCCCGCTACGACTCCACCCCGAACACCGCCGCGATCCCCGTCGCCACGGACGGCGGACCCGGCCGGGCCGCACTCGGCACCATCACCCACGCCCTCGGCGACAACCCGGCCCTGGCCGTCCTCGGCCAAGCAGCCGTCCGGGCCGAGGACAGCGGCCCCATCGGCGACCAACTCAACGTCTTCCACGCCCTGCTCAGCATGGCCCTGGTGATCGCCGCACTGGGCATCGCCAACACCCTCGCGATGTCGGTCCTCGAACGCCGCAAGGAGATCGGCACGTTGCGTGCCCTCGGCCTGGACCGCGCCGGGGTGACCCGGATGATCCGCCTGGAGGCCCTGCTCATCGGCGGACTCGGCGCGACCCTCGGCACGGTCATGGGCGTCTTCCTGGGCTGGGCGCTCGGGCGCACCCTCCAGGAGACCGTCGCGGGCTACACGTTGGTCCTCCCCTGGGGACGCCTCGCGCTCGGCGTGCTCATCGCCCTGGCCGGGGCGTTGCTCGCCTCGCTCTGGCCGGCCCGCAGAGCCGCGAACGTCGACATCGCCGCCGCGACGGCGGCACAGTGA